The Callospermophilus lateralis isolate mCalLat2 chromosome X, mCalLat2.hap1, whole genome shotgun sequence genome contains the following window.
TAGAATGTAGTGctgtattatttccttttttcttttatatatatttagttataggtggacacaatgtctttattttactgtatgtggtgctaaggattgaacccagtgcctcacacatgctaggccagagctctacccctgagccacaaccccagctcctgtttTGTTTTCTCAAAAGCCCTTGatggttttatttaaataaaaattaaagtgcaTTAAATGTTTCCAATAATGCTTAGTAAGcattatatgtattttatttttgcttatcAGGGATTGCCAAGATCCACAAATAAAAGCATATTTGTTATCaattaataaaatctaagagtaaaataTACATGGTAATTTAAACTTCTGTTAAATTCTATTGACATTTCCTTAGAGAATCacgtattttaaaaagaaatgaactctTAATTACTTTTTTAACTGgcccttttttttcttaatgaaaatTTTCTTTAACAGAAACatgctcattttttaaatgagtcTTGAGCAGAGTTGTTACCATAAGAATCCCAACTGGAGAATTAATTCTAGGTtttcagtaacaacaacaacaacaacaaaactattttgtttttcttttgggaCTGGTTTGCCCTTTTCTGTCTGTTCTCCAACTGAGAAGGTATTCATGGCAAAGGGGGGAAATAAGCATATTAAACTTTATTAAAGGAAACTTGGGGGTAATTGTAGAAATCATTGAACAAAAGGCAGAATAATCCAAGCTCTAGTTCATTGCCTCTGGTGTTAACAGGCTACAGGAATTTGGTTTCTTTGTGTCCCTCTGGTCCTTAGCTTCCCTATATGTACAGTGAAGGTGCTGGATTGTATGATTTCCAAAGGACTCTTCCTTCTCTAACAGTCTATTAGAAGAATGTTGTTGGTTTTAGGGTAGCAGCTGGTGGATATAGCAGCCCCTATAGTACCAAAGAGGTTGCCTCCCAAACACTTCTCCTACCACCAGCCACCAGAGTCCcaaggcatttttaaaaatagctactTTATTGAGTTATAACTCAATACCATAaaattcatccttgtaaaatatacagttcagtggtttttagtatattcaaaCCTGTGCAATCACTATTACAATcaatttcagaatattttcattACCCCAAGAAGAATCCTCCTGTACATATAAGTAGTCACTCTCCATTTCTTTTCAACCCCTCCAGGCTAGGATAGTACTaatttactttctgtctctaaAAATGTGCCCATTCATCTGGGcaccacctgtaattccagacttgggaggctgaagcaggaggattgcaagtttgaggccagcctcagcagtttagtgagaccctgtctcaaaagtaaaaaaggactgggggtgtagctcaatggtaaagcattcctgggtttcaattcctagtactgaaaaacaaAGTAACCTAAGGGAAAAACTACAAAAtgtaatataaatttattattgtagCCTGATGGGATAAAAGGAGTGAAAAAGGGACTTCAGGAGGAAACTGAGGAAATCTAGGAATTTGACCAGAAATTCtataactgctagaagaaaacaaggTTGACACTCCAACACACAGGCATAGGCAACGACTTCCTCAGTAAGATTCCTAacactcaggaaataatgccaagaattaataaatcagATGGCATCAAATTATAAAGCTtgttcatagcaaaggaaacaagagtgtgaagagagaacctatagaatgggagaagatctttgccagttactcttctgacagagcattaatatccagaatacattaaaaaatcagaaaacttaacactaaaaaataaataacccagttAATGAATGGGCAAATCAACTAGACAAacatttcacaaaagaagaaatacaaatggccaacaaatatatgaaaaaatgttcaacatctttagcaatcagggaaaagcaaatcaaaactacactgagattttatctcattccagttagaatgCAATCATTATAATACTAATAACAGTACTTGCTGGCAAGGATGTCAGGGGGAaaggtatatttatatacattgttcatgggactgaaaattagtataaccattttggaaagcagtatggagatttctcaaaaaactaggaatggagtcatcatatgacccagctatactacTCCTTGCTATTTATCCATGAGAACTGAAATCATCATACGATGGTGATACATGCAAAGCCATGTTTATAGAAGTGCAATTCACGATAgctaattatggaaccaacctagacgtCCAtctacaaatgaatggataaggaaaatgtggtatatatacacaatggaatattacttggctATAAAGAAGATCAAAGGAAAGTGAATAGAACTGGAGAACAccatgctaaataaaataaaccagactcagaaagtaaaacgtcatgttttctctcatatgtggaaatgagAGAGAAAAGGAGGTAAAGGGGGGATCTCATGGAAATAGATGTGGACAAGTAAAGTAAAGGATGTGGAAtaaggaaagggaggaggagagagaaagggaaggcaGAGGGAAATGAATTAGATGAAATTATGCTATGTGCGGGTGTAAAGGGATCACAATGAAGCCTATTATTATGTATAAATTtcaccaataaaaatttaaaaaacaaataaagatgtGCCTATTCTGGACATTCATCTAAGTGGAATCATGCAATGTATATAGTCTTTCATGTCTGTCTTCTTTTACTTAGCGTAATCTTTTCAAGGTTGCTGTATGTTATAATATatatcagtacttcatttctttttttaaaataaactttagttttcagaacaattttggatTTACAGAAAAATTGGGAAGATTGTGTGGATTGTTCCCCTATTCAGCCATCTTACATTAGCTTAGCATATTTGTTACAACTTTACTTGGAGGCAGGATTTTGCTAAACTGCCtaagctgtcctcaaacttgcaatccttctgcctcatcctcccaagtagctgggattacagaaatgcaccaccacacccagctatttgTTATAATTAAAGAATCAACATTGAAATGTTATTATTAAAGAAAATCCATAACTTATTAACATTTCCCCAGTTTCCCCCTGAAGTCCCTTTTTCATTCCAGGATCCCATCAAATCCAATAATACATTTAGAGTATATTTGTAGTTTCCTCCTTAGGTTCCTCTTTAATGCCACAGTTTCTCACAGACTTTCTTTGTTTTTCATGACCCTGAGAGTGTTGAAACTTGCTTGCCAGGTATTTTGTAGAATGTCCCCCAAATAggatttttctgttattttactCATGATCAGACTGGGAATATGGGCTGTAGGGAGAAAGACCACGGAAGTAAAATATAATTCTCATCACATCATATCAAGGgtgaaaggaaagtgaggaaCCAGGAAATGggagagtgggaaatgaaagagacCAGACAGAGATACAcatgagagtttatttgtcagagctgacaattaAAGGCACATCTCTCCATATAGGAGAGAGGCCCTGAGATGTTGGGGTGTTCAGCTTTTGTGTGGTAGGGGTTTGGAGCTGTAGCTGTGATGCTATGGGATAGGCTCAGAGTGCTTGTGTCAGAGGTAGGTAGGTAGGAATAGTATGGGATTGGCTTAGGTTGATGGCAGCATGGGGCTCTCCAGAGTCAAGAGGTCCTGTCCTTCTGGGATTGGCTTGGGGTTATGGTACCATGGGGTAGGTCACTAATAGGAGTGGGGGGAGTTCGGGTAAGACAAGTATGGAAAATGAAACTTATCTCATAAGATGGTGTTTAACTtttaagatggttgctcagatgtTGAATCAATACCCTATAAAGGGCACAAACTATAAATGTGACTTTCTCTATGTTCTAGTACTACAAAATGCTCCAGacacattttgtatttttttttttttttttggctggccCAAGtcctaaaatgagtcattttcCCAAACATCCCTGATTCCTTTTATTGAGAAACAAAGATCTGGATATTAGGTATGCTCCTGGCTACTGGAATACCTTTGCTTCTAGGTCCTCTTAGCTGATAGCCAACAGAGTAAAGAAATACGTatggctgagcatggtggcacatgcctataatcccagcaactcaggaggctgaggcaggaggatcacaagttttggccagcttcagcaacttagtgaggccctaagtaagttagtgagaccctgtttcaaaataaaaaataaaaagagctggagatgtggttcagtggtaaagcccccttttatatatttacatataaaatatataaaaatatatatttttatattttttatatataaaatatataaaaaatatttatattattgccataatattttatatattttatatataaaatatattttatatataaaatatatttccatatatatatatatatatatatatatatggaaatatatttgtgTATGGTACCCTTTGATGTACTAAcatttgatttctttttaatacagaataatactccattgcatTACTATACCACATTATATTATCTGTTAATTAGTTGATAGATATTtgagttgtttcccctttttggcTATTATAGTTTCCAGAACCTTAGTGTACACATTTTTCTGTAGACGtgtatttccatttttcttttttttttaatttttattttttagttgtatatggactcaatgcctttatttatttatttattttaatgtggtgctagggtcgaacccagtgcctaacacttgtatggcaagtgctctacctctgagctacaactccaggccTCCATTTTTCTTGATTATTCCTTGATGTGGGATTGCTAAACCATATGGTAAGTCAATGTTTAGCTTTGGAAGAACTGCCAAATTTATCTCCAGATTATTTTGCATTCTTATCAGCACCATATAAGGATTCTTATTTCTCTACATCCTCAGCAACTCTTGTTATTGTCTATTATTGTAGCCATTCTACTATGTATGATGTGGTATCTCActatggttttgattcacatttccttgATGACTAATAGTGTCTGGCGTCTTTTCCTATGCTTATTGTCCATTTGTATATCTCCACTTGAAAAATGCCTattcaagggctggggttatagctcagtggtggagcacttgcctgccaCGTGTgacgccctgggttccatcctcagtaccacataaaaataaataaagatattgtgtccgtcaacaactaaaaatagtttttaaaaagaaaaatacctaTTAAAGTCCTTTGCccctttttaattgggttatcttTTTACTATTGAGTtttaggggggctggggatatagctcagtaggtagagtacttgcctagcatgcacaggccctgagttcaatccctagcactgccaaaaaaaaaaaaaaatgagttttagGAGTCTTTTTATAGTCTAAATATAAAGTCCTGATCAGATATACCATTTGcacatattttctttcattctgtggGTTCTTTTCCCTCTCTTGATGGTATCCATTGAAacaagcattttaaatttttttaaaaatattttttgtttagttgtaaatggacacaacacctttattttgtttacttcatttttatgtggttctgaggattgaacccagtgcctcacacatgtgaggcaagcactctatcactgagccacagccccagtcccagcattttaaattttgatggagTCTAATTTATCTATTTTATCTTTTGTGTTTGTGCTTTGGGTGTCATatggtttattcatttttaatggcTAGGTCTTATTTTACCTTCTTTTCATACCAAGAACTGGCATCATGGGCTGGGGttaaggctcagtggtagagtgctcgcctggcactgggttcaatccttagcaccacatgaaaatgaaataaaggtatagtgttcacctacaactaaaaaaaaaatacatatttttttttaaaaagaactgacATCAGCAATGAAAGCATCACTCAGGACAGTGGGAAGTATGGAATCTGATCAGCAGGCACTAGCTCCTCCCCAAAAGATCAACAGAGGTTGCTGAGCAAGGTGATTCCAAGAGCTAACACACAGTCAAATGACTGTGCCAGGCACTGCTCAGCCTTCAAAGTATCATTTTATTGACTCTTCACAACCAGAGAGCTGTTCCCACTTGAACTCTCAAGAAATTGAAGCTAAGAGTAAATGGTGTCCTCAAAAGCCCATAGCtagaagttgctgagactggcctcaaactaccTGTGATtcccatgcctcagcctccccaatcactgggattacaggtgtgtgtcaccctgCACAGTGCTCCACATATGTTCTTGAGAGCCTACTATGGAGTAGATATTGTGCTAAGTGTTGATGAACAAAATCAATGTAGACTTGACCCATGTGGAACTTAAACCTGGGAGACAGACAACAGGCAGAATTGCACAAAATGCTTACTAGGATCATTTCTATGAGAGCTCCTAACAAGGGGTTCTGCCCTCTTCAGGGAGATGGCATCATGGAAGCCTTCTCAGGAGAAGTGATGCTTGAACTGAGATGTTCGGAGTGACACTGGAGTATTTGAGGGAAGAGCTCAAAAAAGAACATTCCAGACAAAGAGAACACAAAGTACAAAAGTCCTGAGGTGGGAAAGAAACCACATATTTTAGCTAGTAAGTTTTATTaataggaaatattttaaattatctttattttttatatttttatacctggaattgaacccaagggtgcttaaccacagagccatgtccccaggcctttttaaaattttgagacagggtctcactatgttgcttagggccttgctaaattgctgaggctggctttgaactcaaaatcctcctgtctcagcttccccagctgctgggattacaggcatgcaacaccatTACCTGCTTGTTAGGAAatcttgatacatgaatttggaggaaaattctgtcaatataaaaaaatagtaagTGCTGCACATAAtaatcttgaagataattattgaaCTTGAACATTTGTTTAGATataaaactactacaaaccatgatttatttattcaacaaacatttctCAAAGGCATGATGGCCAGGATAAGAAAGGGAAGCGTAGAGATCCAAGAAGTTGAGCCCAGAGAAGTGGACAGGAACTAGATTAGGCAAAGTTTTGGAGGACATAGGATATTTTTTCTAAGACCATGCAACAGGAGGCCACCAGAAAAGTTACTAAGGAAGGGAAGTAAAAGTGATAGGAGTTATGTTTGGAAAATAGAGTAAATACTCTAGGGATTCACTCTAGTGGGAGGGCAGACTGGAAACATGGAGAAGAGATAGGAGGCCATGCCAGTAGCCAAACAAGGggctgcagtggtgcacactAGCATGGTGGCGATGGGGAGGGAGGGCCACAGCATGTTGTATTCTCTTCAGCTTGTGGGTATCCACTTTGCCTTTCTTCTCCCTCCCCTGGAATCCCATCCCTGTGATAGCTCTCTTCCCCCTCCCAGGAAGACAGTGAGGGCTGCTCAGGCCCCTGAGTTTTTGTACCttggggttcctcagtggcccccggGCTGTTCAGCTTGGCTCCCAAGGAGGTCTTTTTCTCCAGTGAGTGGGTCTGAAGAATGACCGAGCAGCTCACTAATCTGCTTCTGCTCCTGCTGACTGAGGAGGGGACTTGGCAGGGGGCTGCTCTGGTGTGCTCCTCCTGCTTGTGTTAACTGCAGGTCCCAAACCCGAGAAAAGCTAGGGGATTACTGCTCCTGGGGCTCCCTGCCCCCTTCCTCGCCCCAAAACAGCCAAAGGAAAGGCTTGAACTCTCCTCTTCCACAATTACACACATTTCTGTATTCatgatagagacagaacatatctTAAACTTGCCTTTTCCAGTGATAAACAGGAATACAATCTACTAGAGAAAATTGGAAAGTACGACCAGGAAGATTTGCCAGGATTCATAATACTGCCCTGCATTTTTTGCATGTTTTTCCAGTCATATGTACTTGAATAAATGCTTAAGGTCATACACACTGAATATGGTTCTGTGCATCTTTGGCTCTTTTGCTTTGCATTAAGCTTTTCCTCTGGTATTAAAATCCTCCCATAAACAATTTTAATGTCTGCAAAGTAGACtttagaaaaaaaacattttacttAACCTTTCCTCGTTTATTGGACATTTGGGTTGGTTGTAACTTTTAAGTATTATAAGGAAGGACAGTGAGGAACATTGCTGTTTGTACATCTTGCCTGTAGTTTAGACACTCACCACCTCCACAAATTTCTAGAAGGGGGGAACTAAACAGAGAAGTTGTGTAGTCAGAAGACAAGAAAGTAAATCTCCCTGAAGGATAATTCCTCCTAAAAGTAGCTCTGCTCCTGTCCACAAGCTAAAAGATGAGCTAGCCTTTCTCACTGTGTAGGGACCTGGTGGTCAAACCGTGACTACTAGGTATCTCTGTGTCAAGAATTACCTCTTTTCTCTAGAGACCTCCTTGGATTATGGGCTTGTGAGGCAGCTGGGGCTGTGATTTCATCGGTTTCTCTTTACCTTTTGTGTCCTGAGGAGCAGAGAATCCTTCCAGGCCTGGGAGTCTAGCTGGAATGGGCTGCAGAACCACCTAAGCACCTTTGAGCCTCAGTCATTTATTTCTCCTTTCCAGGGCGGTTTCCTCATATATAAAACAAGCAAGGGGAAGCAGGAGGAATTGGAGTTCTGTTATTGTTGCTGTTTGAGCAACAGAACTCTTATTTCAAATTAAACCTAGCCAGAACCACAAATCTATGGAACAGATTAAGGTGCACTTGCCCTGTAGACCTgtggagggaaggagggggacTCCAGTTTGAAAACTCTGGCTTAGAGGATGGAAGTTTGTTCCAGTTCAGTTCAGCCCTCTTCCCTATtgctgaagtttaaaaaaaaaaattatctttcatCTGTATTTAAATCCTCCAAATGTGCTGATTGATGAAATCTCTTCTCTTCTTAAAGGCAAtttggaaatcagacaaagtggaGCACAAAGCCATGGATGTTTAGAGAGGGAGTGAGCAGTATGTGAGACACGCTGAAAGGGTGACCCTGGCACTTCTAAGAAGGCAGCAGCACAATGGGCTCTTCGAAAGAAGCAGTGTCAGAGTTTATTCCCCCGTTGGCACCGCCCCGCTCAGTGGGGAGAATTGCTTGTTTTTACCCTCCCTTTCCTGGAGTCCTTTCAGACCAAACTGGAGTCCACAGTGGCTAGCAATTGGAGACCCAGAGAGACCTATGAACAGGTATTTTAGTGAATTCAAACACTGTGAACGATATGAATAGGGAGATAACTATGACAAGAGTTTCCTACGACCGCTGGGACTTTGGAGCACGAGTGCTGGAAGGCAGAAGTGTAGGTTCACCCACCCGGCAGCCTGGGGCTTTTCTCCAACCACAGTTCCAAGGGTTGAAGCCTCTACGGCCGGACAGTAGGGGTTGGAGGTCTGTGGCCCTGCAATGGGGAGTGGAGGGAATGGTTAGAGGCCCAGCAAGGACGCAGCAGGCCATAGAAGAGCACTGGAGGAAGAGCCACAGCCGCCGCCTCCCACCCGCGGCTGGACCGTGGGGGATGGGGTTCAGGATAGGGAAGGCAGCGCGTCTTCGGGGGAGGGGTAACACTGCCTTCCCAGGGAGACCCGACCTTTCTTGGAGAGGCGGGGTGGGTTTAGTCTCCAGGATCCGCAGTGATGTGTAAAAAGCGGGCACGACCCCCCGAAGCTCAGAAAGCCCCCGCCCCTCCCCCCAGGCCCGCCCAGGCCCGCCCAGGCCCGCAGGTGAATGGCTGGTCCGCACAAAGGAAGCCGGCTGGAAATGTGGAATTCGGACCAATTTACGGGAGACTCTGTCGCCTAGGGTCCCAACAGACCTCAAGCAAAGAAACCTGTGGTCAGGAGTGGATGAGGATAAAAACAGTGCACCAGGCCAAGCTTATTCGAAAGGCCGAGTTTAGTTATTCTGGGATAGCGAGGTAACAGGATTAAAGGGATTAAGGAAATCACCTCAAACAGCTGAGGAGGGGGTAAAAAAACACTAGTTCTATTTGTTTTCTTCCTAGGCCCCAAACAGATACGCTGGGGCCGTGTGGTCGGGTGCGAAAGAAGGACCCTTCTGGGGACACACAGGAATGGCCAAGGGTCAGGAACTGGGGGAAAGTGAGGGGGTGGGAGCCGAAAGCAGCTCCAGGAGGCTCGGAGTGAGAGGGAGCCTCCTCAAGAAAACAAGTGCACTGCGTTGACAAGTTAAAAACAACCCATAGGCGgagttttcaaatttttttttcaaatctaaatGTACTTTTTAAAACCAAAGCTTCCAGTGTTGAATGCTCACTCCACCGCTTCTGCTACCTCGCTGAAAATTTATCTATTTCCTGCTGGGGATGCCTGTAACCATTTATTTTTAATAGGATCACTGAGATTTCCGAAGGGTTTTggttttgtaaatatttcagctCGGCTCAAGTGTCTTCCCGCCCCAGTGCACAAAGGTAAAAGTGCCCTTTTTGGTCGGTCGGTTTTCGCGGCCGCCAGTGTCGCGTTCCCGCCCGTGGTGGCTGCAGAAGCAGGCACTGCTTCCGCGGACGCTCACCGCAATCAACAAGTGCGCGGCCGCGAGGGGGGTGTGCGCCTCGGCTAGTATGGTGTCGGCTCCCAGGAGACGCTCCCAGAAGCCAAACTGCTTTCTCCGGTTCAGAATATTTCTCAGTCGAGAGTATTGGGAGCTGGTGTATTTTTGGATCACGACTagtttaaacaaaaacaaaacatttcaGATCACAGTCGCCTCCCCAAGCCTCACTCAGCCCCCAGGGTGGAACCTCAGTTATAAAACCGAGCTTGAGTTCCCTCCCCAACCCGCACCTAAAGTTTCGGGCCCGCAAAATTATCAGGACTCATCATCTTGGTTATAAAATTTATTGTACTCTCATTTAGGAATTAAAAGTAAAATCTTGAAAAACCTGAAAACAAAATAGCCCCTTCCCCACCGCCCAAACGAAATCCGAACACATTAGCGTGacgaaatagcaaacagttcacgGCAGAAATCACCAACTCAACAGCCTAAATGCGGGCTGGACGAAGCTGTCCCGCGGCCAGGGGCAGCGAGGCGGGAGACACACGCACACCTGGCTATAAATTAACATTGGCTTTAGCTGCCGCGCCCCTCGGCGCGGTCAGCCCCCAAAAAACCCACGAGGAAAACAGATGCAACGCGACTGGGGGCGGAGGCGTTGCATTTCTCAGGCCAGCCTCACCCGAGAGCGTTTCTCCCATTCACTCATTTCTCGATTAATAGCAAACTAACGAGACAACATTTTCAAATGCAACAGAAGAACCCGGGGAGGAGGGGGCTGCTTTTTCTTTGCAAACATTACAGCGATTCCCAGCCTacaaagggggagggaggggcagcGGCGAGGGGCAGGCAGCTCTAGAAAGTCCCATTTCCGCTGCTCCTGACTTTTTGCTTTTGTACAAAACCCGACAGCTACAGCAAAACTTTTAAGTCCTCCCCATCTTCGGTACAAGGCAACAGTCCCAGGCAAGCAAAGCTAAACAACAAGGCGTCCCAACTTGGGGGTGCGGGGCGGGGTGGGGGCGAAGGGCGACGAGCGCCGACCCGAGCTCAGATGTGGGTCAGCGGCACCGTTCCGTTGACCGCAGTCCCGGCGCCCTGGTAATGCTGGTGTACGCCGTGCAGGCGACCGCCGGGCAGCGGAGAGGCGGCGTCGGCCGCGTCCCCGCCGGGTGGCAGGTACATGCTGATCATGTCGCGCAGGTCTCCGAGGCACGCACGCTGCGAGTGCGACGCGATGGCGGGCGGAGGCGAGCTGGGCTCCGACTTCACCACCGAGCCCATGGGGCCCAGGCTCATGGCGGCCGCTGCAgcagcagcggcggcggcggtggcggGCTGCTGCCCGtaggcggcggcggcagcggcggcggccGAGGGCGCCATGCCCCCGTAGCCCgaggcggcggcggcagcggccGCGGCGTTCATGTAGCTCTGTGCGGTGGGTGGCATCATGGGACTGTACTGCAGGCCGGCCATGTCGTAGCGGTGCATCTGCGGCAGcgctggcggcggcggcgggctgCTCATACTCGGGGGCTGCGCGTAGCCCAGCTGCTCCTGCACTAGCGAGTACGCGCCGTTGGCCCAGCCGTTCACGTGTGTGTACGTGTCCAGGCGCTGGCCCACGCCCACAGGACtgctggcggcggcggcggcggcggcagctgcggcggcggcggcggcgccggggggcagcaggccgctgggcaggGAGTACTTGTCCTTCTTGAGCAGCGTCTTGGTCTTGCGGCGTGGCCGGTACTTGTAGTCCGGGTACTCCTTCATGTGCACGGCGCGCAGTCGCTTGGCCTCGTCGATGAACGGTCGCTTCTCGGCGTCGGTCAGCAGTTTCCAGTCGGCGCCCAAGCGTTTGCTGATCTCAGAGTTGTGCATCTTGGGGTTCTCCAGGGCCATCTTGCGCCGCTGCCCGCGGGACCATACCATGAAGGCGTTCATGGGCCGCTTCACGCGGTCCTGGTCGCTGCCCCCGCCACCGCCGCTTGCGCCACTGCTGCCGCCGCCGCCTGCGTTCGCGCCGCCGCCTGCGTTCGCGCTATTCTTGCCT
Protein-coding sequences here:
- the Sox3 gene encoding transcription factor SOX-3 isoform X1; translation: MYSLLETELKNPNSANAGGGANAGGGGSSGASGGGGGSDQDRVKRPMNAFMVWSRGQRRKMALENPKMHNSEISKRLGADWKLLTDAEKRPFIDEAKRLRAVHMKEYPDYKYRPRRKTKTLLKKDKYSLPSGLLPPGAAAAAAAAAAAAAASSPVGVGQRLDTYTHVNGWANGAYSLVQEQLGYAQPPSMSSPPPPPALPQMHRYDMAGLQYSPMMPPTAQSYMNAAAAAAAASGYGGMALGPMGSVVKSEPSSPPPAIASHSQRACLGDLRDMISMYLPPGGDAADAASPLPGGRLHGVHQHYQGAGTAVNGTVPLTHI
- the Sox3 gene encoding transcription factor SOX-3 isoform X3, which encodes MYSLLETELKNPVGPPTPAAGTGGPAASGSAGKNSANAGGGANAGGGGSSGASGGGGGSDQDRVKRPMNAFMVWSRGQRRKMALENPKMHNSEISKRLGADWKLLTDAEKRPFIDEAKRLRAVHMKEYPDYKYRPRRKTKTLLKKDKYSLPSGLLPPGAAAAAAAAAAAAAASSPVGVGQRLDTYTHVNGWANGAYSLVQEQLGYAQPPSMSSPPPPPALPQMHRYDMAGLQYSPMMPPTAQSYMNAAAAAAAASGYGGMAPSAAAAAAAAYGQQPATAAAAAAAAAAMSLGPMGSVVKSEPSSPPPAIASHSQRACLGDLRDMISMYLPPGGDAADAASPLPGGRLHGVHQHYQGAGTAVNGTVPLTHI
- the Sox3 gene encoding transcription factor SOX-3 isoform X2 → MYSLLETELKNPVGPPTPAAGTGGGGGSSGASGGGGGSDQDRVKRPMNAFMVWSRGQRRKMALENPKMHNSEISKRLGADWKLLTDAEKRPFIDEAKRLRAVHMKEYPDYKYRPRRKTKTLLKKDKYSLPSGLLPPGAAAAAAAAAAAAAASSPVGVGQRLDTYTHVNGWANGAYSLVQEQLGYAQPPSMSSPPPPPALPQMHRYDMAGLQYSPMMPPTAQSYMNAAAAAAAASGYGGMALGPMGSVVKSEPSSPPPAIASHSQRACLGDLRDMISMYLPPGGDAADAASPLPGGRLHGVHQHYQGAGTAVNGTVPLTHI